From the genome of Streptomyces sp. NBC_01304:
TTTCGGGAAGGGGCGGGGCGGGGAAAACTAAACGGTCCGCACCGGAACAACCAGCGGCACCCCGGTCCGAGGATGCGGCAGCACCTCCACCGGCTGCCGGTACACCCGCGACAGCAGCGACTCCTCCAGAACCTCCGACGGCGGCCCGTCAGCAGCCACAACCCCCGCGTGCAGCACCGCGACCCGGTCCGCGTAAGCCCCCGCAAGCCCCAGGTCGTGAAGCACCACAACCACCGCATCCCCGGCGGCAGCCCGCTCCCGGCAAATGCGCAACACCAACTCCTGATGCCGCAGATCGAGCGCAGCGGTCGGCTCGTCAAGGAGCAGCAGCGGCGCCCGCTGAGCCAACACCCGCGCCAGCGCGACCCGGGCCCGCTCCCCGCCCGACAGGGCGGAGAAGGGGCGAGTGGCGAAGGAAGCGACCTCTGTGGCCGCGAGCGCGGCCGCGACCGCCTCGTCGTCCGAGTCTTCGAGCGGCGTCCCGGCCCAGGGCGCCCGCCCCATCCGCACGACCTCCGCCACCGTGAAGGGGAAGGACAGCGCGGCGGCCTGCGGCAACACGGCCCGCCGCAGGGCGAGTTCGGCCGCGCCCCACTCCTGCGTGGGGCGGCCGCAGATGCGTACGACACCGGCAGTGGCCGGAAGGTCGGCCGCCAGTGCGGCCAACAAGGTGGACTTTCCGGCCCCGTTGGGCCCGACCAGGGCAAGGACCTCACCCGCACGGGCTTCGAGCGAGACCCCGCCAAGGACCTCATGCCCACCGAGCCGCACCCGCAGATCGGAGGCCGAAGCCACCACGTCGCCCGCCGCCGAAGGTGCGGGCAGCGCCCGCCGGCGTACCGCGAACAACGACCTGATCATGCCCAACCCCCTTGCTTGCGGCGGGTCCTGCGCAGCAGCCAGAAGAAGAAGGGGCTGCCGAAGAGAGCCGTGAGGACCCCCAGCGGGAGCTCCGCGGGCGCGGCCACCGTACGTGCCGTGAGATCCGCCGCGACCAGGACGAGCGCCCCGCCGAGCGCACTGCCGGGGACGAGGAAGCGATGCCCGGGACCCGCCGCCATGCGCAGCAGATGGGGGACCAGGAGTCCGATGAAGGTGATGATTCCGGCGACCGCGACGGCCGCCGCGGTGAGCAGCGCGACGACCAGGACCATGGAGATGCGGAGTCGTTCGACATCCACGCCGAGGTGCCGCGCCGGGCGTTCGCCGAGCGAGAGCAGGTCCAACTTGCGGGCGTGCAGCGGGGCGACGAGCAGGCCGATGGCGGCGCAGGGCAGGACGGCAAGGACCTTGGGCCAGGTCGCCTGGGAGAGCGAGCCGAGCTGCCAGAAGGTGATCTGGGTGATCTGGGAGTTGTCCGCGAAGAAGATGGAGAGGCCGATCAGGGCGCCGGCGAAGGCGTTCACCGCGATGCCCGTGAGGATCAGGGTGACGACTTCGGTGCGGCCGCCCGAGCGGGACAGCGTGTAGACGAGGAGAACGGTCGCGAGGCCCGCGACGAACGCGCAGAACGTCACCGTCCAGTTGCCGAAGAAGCTCAGCCCGAGCGCGATCGAGGCGACCGCGCCGACCGCCGCACCCGCCGAGATCCCGATGACGCCGGGCTCGGCGAGGGGGTTGCCGAACACGCCCTGCATCAGGGCGCCGGCGCAGGACAGTGCGGCCCCGACGAGCAGGGCGAGGACGACGCGGGGAAGACGCACGTTCCACAGCACGCTCTCGCCGACCCGGTCGAGCGCGGCGCCCCCGAGGCCCATCTTGTGCTGCACGGAGGACAGGACGTCGCCCAGCGGGATCTCGTACGCGCCGATGGAGGCGGAGACGAGGCACAGGACGATCAGTGCCGCCAGCATGCCCGCGGTGAGGAGCCAGGTGATGCTGCGGCGGGACTTGGCGGAGGGAGGCGCGGGCCGGGTGTCCGAAGGCGCCGACTTCTCGGTCAGGACGGTCACTTGTCCCCCGGATACAGCTGGTCCACCAGGGACTCGAGCACCTGGTCGGTGCGCGGCCCGTAGTTGAGGAGGATGCCGTCCTCGATCGACACGACGCGACGGTCCATGCCCGCCGGGGTCTCCGCGACGCCCGGGATCTTGGCCAGGCCGTCGATCCCTTCGACCGAGTCAAGTCCCTTGGTCATCACGAGGATCGCGTCGGGCGCGGCCTTGGCGAGCGCCTCGCTGGTGATCGCCGTGAAGTCCTTCTGCAGGCCCGACTCGGCGCCCGCGTCGATCGCGCCGGCCGCTTCGAGCAGGGAGCCCGCGCCGGATTCGCGGCCGCCGAGCAGGTAGACGGAGGCCGAGCCGCGCAGATACAGGAAGGCGACGCGCGGCTTCTTGCCGTCCTTGGGCTTCGGGATGTTCTTCTGGACCGCCGAAATGCGTTCCTGCGTACGTTGCTCGAGTTCTTCGCCCGCCTTGTCGACGCCCAGGGTGTGGGCCACCTCTTCGATGCGGGTGCCCACGTCGTCGAGGCTCTTCGCGGGCTCGACCACGACGACCGGGATGCCCGCGTCACGTATCTGGTCGATGGCCTCGGCGGGACCGGTGGAGGTGTCGGCGAGGACGACCGTCGGCTTCAGGGACAGCACGCTCTCGGCGGAGACGTCGTGACCACGTGTCACTACCGGCAGTCTGTCGGCCTGTTCGAAGGTGGCGGTGATGTCGCGGGCCACGACCTGCTTGCCGAGACCGAGGGTGAAGACGATCTCGTTCAGGCTGCCGGTGAGCGGCACGATCCGGTCGGTCGACTTGACGGTCACCTTCTTGCCGTCGGCGGAGTCGACCGTCACGGGGAGCTTCGGCTTCGGGGCCGAGGCCGCGAGGGGTTCGACCCGGTCCACCGCCTCCTTCCCGTTCGCGGCGTTCTGTCCGCCCTTGCCCGAGTCACCCGAGTCGCCCGAGTCGCTTCCGCAGCCGGTGAGCGAGAGGCAGAGCACGGCGATCAGTGCGCCGGCCCGATGAGAGAAGCGCACCCGAGCCACTCGATTCCACCGTCCTGTCGTGCAGTTGAGGCCGCAGCGCGGGGCTGAGGTCACTTCCAGGGACTTCCTGGGGCTTCCTGGGGCGGAGGGGTTCCGCCCAGGTCGGAGCATAGTTTAGGTTAGCCTTACCTCATTAGCTAGACCCGTCGATCAGACCTTGGAGGGGGACCGATGCTGTCCGTTTCTTCGTCGAGGCGGGCCACCCGCGCAGGCGTCGTGCTCGGCTTCGCGGCGCTCGTGGGGGCCCTCCTCCCGGCCGCCACCGCCGCGGCCGCGGACCGTACGGTGCAGGGCGGCAGGCTCGACTGGGGCATCAAGTCCTCGTTCCAGAGTTACGTCACCGGGCCCATAGCCAAGGGGAGTTACACCCTCCAGGGCGGCGCCGCCACGGCCGGCGGCAGCCTCTTCCGCTTCCACTCGGCCACCGGCTCGTACAGCCCGGACAGCGGCGCCTTCGACGCCGCCTTCTCGGGCGGGGTGCGCTTCACCGGGCACAAGAAGGCCGACGGCACCAACGAGTTGGACCTCACCGTCAGCCGCCCGCACGTCAAGATCTCCGGCGGCTCCGGGACGCTCTACGCGGACATGGTCAGCAAGGACAAGGGCACCGGCAAGGTCACCTCGACCGCCCAGGTGCCGCTCGCCGCGCTGAACCTCTCCGGCATCAACATGAAGGGCGGCTCGGGACCGATCGCCCTCACGAACATCCCCGCAACCCTCACCTCGCAGGGCGCCAAGGCCTTCGCCGGGTACTACGCGGCGGGCACCCCGCTCGACCCGGTCAGCCTCTCCACCGACCTCGCGGCCGACTCCTCGAAGCCGGACGACAAGCCGTCCAAGAAGCCCGACGGCAAGGACTCCAAGGACTCCAAGGACAAGGCGGACGGCCGGATCGAGGACGCCGCCGTGGACTGGGGAGTGCGGCGTACGTTCCGTGAGTACGTCACCGGATCCATCGCCAAGGGCAAGTGGACCCTGTCCGCCGGGGCCCAGGACGGCGGGGCACTCTTCCGCTTCCCCGCGGGCTCGGGAACGTACGACGAAAAGAAGCAGCAGCTCGACGCCGACTTCAAGGGCAGCGTCCGCTTCACCGGCAAGCACGGCCTCGATGTCGCACTGAGCAGGATCGCGGTGGTCGTCGAGGCCGGCAAGGGCACGCTGTACGCCGATGTCACCGCGCCCGGCACCAAGGAGGAGCGGGCCCCGATCGTCACCTTCGCGGCGAAGCAGCTGGGGCCCGCCGACGGCCTGGTGAGCGTCACCGAGGCGCCGGCCGAGCTGACGAAGCAAGGCGCGAAGGCCTTCAACGACATGTACAAGGCCGGCACCGAGATGGACCCCGTCTCGCTCGCCGTCGCCCTCGACGGCGACGCGAAGCTGCCGGCGCTGCCCGACCTGGGCTCGGCCGCCGAGCCCGCCGCCGAGCCGGAGAAGAAGGCCGAGCCCAAGACCGAGGCCGCCGCGTCGTCCTCGTCCTCGCCTGCCCTGCCGATCGGCATCGGCATCGGCGTCGCCGTGCTGCTCGCGGCCGGTGTCGCCTTCGGGGTCGTGCGCAAGCGGCGTACCGCCCAGATCTGAGTTCTTCGAACTTCCCCGAGTTCTTTGAACTTCCCCATCCGATTTCACTTTTCCGTCTAGGAGATCCCCGACGATGTCTTCTGCCCGCCGCCCCATAACCTTCGCCGCCGCCATCGCCACGGCGGTCGCCCTCGGCGCCACCGCTGTGGCCATCGGGCCCGCCTCGGCGGCCGAAGTGCCGCTGAAGGACTATGAGTTGACGTGGGGCATCAAGAAGTCCTTCCGTGACTACGTCACCGGCATGGCGGCCGGCACCG
Proteins encoded in this window:
- a CDS encoding heme ABC transporter ATP-binding protein — encoded protein: MIRSLFAVRRRALPAPSAAGDVVASASDLRVRLGGHEVLGGVSLEARAGEVLALVGPNGAGKSTLLAALAADLPATAGVVRICGRPTQEWGAAELALRRAVLPQAAALSFPFTVAEVVRMGRAPWAGTPLEDSDDEAVAAALAATEVASFATRPFSALSGGERARVALARVLAQRAPLLLLDEPTAALDLRHQELVLRICRERAAAGDAVVVVLHDLGLAGAYADRVAVLHAGVVAADGPPSEVLEESLLSRVYRQPVEVLPHPRTGVPLVVPVRTV
- a CDS encoding heme/hemin ABC transporter substrate-binding protein → MRFSHRAGALIAVLCLSLTGCGSDSGDSGDSGKGGQNAANGKEAVDRVEPLAASAPKPKLPVTVDSADGKKVTVKSTDRIVPLTGSLNEIVFTLGLGKQVVARDITATFEQADRLPVVTRGHDVSAESVLSLKPTVVLADTSTGPAEAIDQIRDAGIPVVVVEPAKSLDDVGTRIEEVAHTLGVDKAGEELEQRTQERISAVQKNIPKPKDGKKPRVAFLYLRGSASVYLLGGRESGAGSLLEAAGAIDAGAESGLQKDFTAITSEALAKAAPDAILVMTKGLDSVEGIDGLAKIPGVAETPAGMDRRVVSIEDGILLNYGPRTDQVLESLVDQLYPGDK
- a CDS encoding FecCD family ABC transporter permease produces the protein MTEKSAPSDTRPAPPSAKSRRSITWLLTAGMLAALIVLCLVSASIGAYEIPLGDVLSSVQHKMGLGGAALDRVGESVLWNVRLPRVVLALLVGAALSCAGALMQGVFGNPLAEPGVIGISAGAAVGAVASIALGLSFFGNWTVTFCAFVAGLATVLLVYTLSRSGGRTEVVTLILTGIAVNAFAGALIGLSIFFADNSQITQITFWQLGSLSQATWPKVLAVLPCAAIGLLVAPLHARKLDLLSLGERPARHLGVDVERLRISMVLVVALLTAAAVAVAGIITFIGLLVPHLLRMAAGPGHRFLVPGSALGGALVLVAADLTARTVAAPAELPLGVLTALFGSPFFFWLLRRTRRKQGGWA
- a CDS encoding HtaA domain-containing protein, whose translation is MLSVSSSRRATRAGVVLGFAALVGALLPAATAAAADRTVQGGRLDWGIKSSFQSYVTGPIAKGSYTLQGGAATAGGSLFRFHSATGSYSPDSGAFDAAFSGGVRFTGHKKADGTNELDLTVSRPHVKISGGSGTLYADMVSKDKGTGKVTSTAQVPLAALNLSGINMKGGSGPIALTNIPATLTSQGAKAFAGYYAAGTPLDPVSLSTDLAADSSKPDDKPSKKPDGKDSKDSKDKADGRIEDAAVDWGVRRTFREYVTGSIAKGKWTLSAGAQDGGALFRFPAGSGTYDEKKQQLDADFKGSVRFTGKHGLDVALSRIAVVVEAGKGTLYADVTAPGTKEERAPIVTFAAKQLGPADGLVSVTEAPAELTKQGAKAFNDMYKAGTEMDPVSLAVALDGDAKLPALPDLGSAAEPAAEPEKKAEPKTEAAASSSSSPALPIGIGIGVAVLLAAGVAFGVVRKRRTAQI